A section of the Chloroflexota bacterium genome encodes:
- a CDS encoding glycosyltransferase family 4 protein, whose protein sequence is MSLTATMAATPPDDDEPAAQEERPVRLSEPPLRVGFVMSTEVGLRTQYLNWRDCLPPEAGVDPTWAVIDWEREGGLVERLPLLPAALKSRIRAQLELREGLGRAELDALFVAIPAVFYGNERWLRRQPYAITIDSTPEQLWSFGELYGRRPSRLPFAESLKWRARLHQYREAAVLFPWSRWAAASLVDGYGVDPARIQVMPPGIDLDRWTFPERPSAEEAGEPVRVLFVGGDFLRKGGDLLLEWAERTGLDDWELHIVTRDAVSTHSSRVHVHHGLTPNSPALRRLYAQASVFALPTRGDCYSLASMEAMAAGLPVILSEIGGTGDVIRDGETGFLIRPGDGPALAERLDTLVGDAGLRQRMGRAARHDTETRYDVRKNILRTVAILREAIGR, encoded by the coding sequence ATGAGCCTGACAGCGACGATGGCCGCCACGCCGCCCGACGACGACGAGCCCGCCGCCCAGGAGGAGCGTCCCGTGAGGCTGTCCGAGCCGCCCCTGCGCGTGGGCTTCGTGATGTCCACCGAGGTCGGGCTGCGGACCCAGTACCTGAACTGGCGGGATTGCCTGCCCCCTGAGGCCGGCGTCGATCCGACCTGGGCGGTCATCGACTGGGAGCGTGAGGGCGGCCTCGTGGAGCGGCTTCCGCTGCTGCCGGCCGCCCTCAAGAGCCGCATCCGCGCCCAACTGGAGCTGCGCGAGGGGCTGGGCCGCGCCGAGCTGGATGCCCTGTTCGTGGCGATCCCGGCCGTCTTCTACGGCAACGAGCGCTGGCTGCGGCGGCAGCCCTACGCCATCACCATCGACTCGACGCCCGAGCAGCTCTGGAGCTTCGGGGAGCTGTATGGACGCCGCCCGAGCCGCCTGCCGTTCGCGGAGTCGCTGAAGTGGCGGGCCAGGCTGCACCAGTACCGCGAGGCGGCGGTCCTCTTCCCCTGGTCCCGCTGGGCGGCGGCCAGCCTGGTGGACGGCTACGGCGTCGATCCGGCCCGCATCCAGGTGATGCCGCCGGGCATCGACCTGGACCGCTGGACGTTCCCCGAGCGCCCATCGGCCGAGGAGGCTGGCGAGCCGGTCCGGGTGCTCTTCGTGGGCGGAGACTTCCTCCGCAAGGGCGGCGACTTGCTGCTGGAGTGGGCCGAGCGGACCGGCCTGGACGACTGGGAGCTGCACATCGTCACGCGGGACGCCGTCAGCACCCACAGCTCGCGGGTTCACGTCCACCACGGGCTGACGCCGAACTCGCCGGCGCTGCGGCGGCTGTACGCGCAGGCCAGCGTCTTCGCGCTGCCGACGCGCGGCGACTGCTACTCGCTGGCCTCGATGGAGGCGATGGCGGCCGGGCTGCCCGTCATCCTGAGCGAGATCGGCGGGACCGGCGACGTGATCCGCGACGGCGAGACGGGCTTCCTGATCCGCCCTGGCGACGGCCCGGCCCTGGCCGAGCGGCTGGACACGCTGGTCGGCGATGCCGGTCTGCGGCAGCGGATGGGCCGGGCCGCCCGCCACGACACCGAGACGCGCTACGACGTCCGCAAGAACATCCTGCGGACGGTGGCGATCCTGCGAGAAGCTATCGGGCGGTAG
- a CDS encoding maleylpyruvate isomerase family mycothiol-dependent enzyme, with product MSLETVADARRMIELSRAEYDGLVAYLEALPPEGWTEQSAAADWQVYQVVSHIGSQPAIHGGMIRAGLLGEPPMTDADRRAIWDRFDAMTPEEVYPAFRANNEAFIAMADALTEEQLGASMPWLGGPAPLATVLAGRLNEQALHAWDIRQAHDSSVKLTAAAVPDLLELNLTPGRLGGLVKPDQAPALVGKAIQFLLTDPTGALVLTIGETRVAATDGQTAAPNLTVTLPTEAMVRLLWGRCNVAAGISSGELTISEPSLAAALQALLPGR from the coding sequence ATGAGCCTCGAGACGGTTGCCGACGCCCGTCGGATGATCGAGCTATCCCGCGCCGAGTACGACGGCCTGGTCGCCTACCTGGAGGCGTTGCCGCCGGAGGGCTGGACCGAGCAGTCCGCCGCTGCCGACTGGCAGGTCTATCAGGTGGTCAGCCACATCGGCTCGCAGCCGGCCATTCACGGCGGCATGATCCGGGCCGGGCTGCTCGGCGAGCCGCCGATGACCGATGCCGACCGCCGCGCCATCTGGGACCGCTTCGACGCGATGACGCCCGAGGAGGTCTACCCAGCCTTCCGCGCCAACAATGAGGCGTTCATTGCCATGGCCGACGCCCTCACCGAGGAGCAGCTTGGCGCGTCGATGCCCTGGCTGGGCGGCCCGGCCCCGCTGGCAACCGTGCTGGCCGGCCGCCTCAACGAGCAGGCGCTGCACGCCTGGGACATCAGGCAAGCCCACGACTCGTCCGTGAAGCTGACGGCCGCCGCCGTTCCGGACCTGCTGGAACTGAACCTGACGCCTGGCCGCCTGGGCGGCCTTGTCAAGCCGGACCAGGCCCCGGCCCTGGTCGGCAAGGCGATCCAGTTCCTGCTGACCGATCCCACCGGCGCGCTGGTCCTGACTATCGGCGAGACCCGCGTAGCGGCCACCGATGGACAGACAGCCGCGCCCAACCTGACCGTGACCCTCCCCACCGAGGCGATGGTCCGCCTGCTGTGGGGCCGCTGCAACGTGGCGGCCGGCATCTCGTCAGGTGAGCTGACCATCAGCGAGCCGTCGCTGGCGGCTGCGCTCCAGGCGCTGCTGCCCGGCCGCTGA
- a CDS encoding MFS transporter has translation MARPWPFFGMAAFTVLMSAIDSTIVAVALPTLVRDLDTTLVWAAWTFTAYMLAQTIMLPLAGKLAEQFGQMRVFVGSVMLFTTGSALCSVAPNIYVLIGCRILQAVGAGGFFPSATGIVAHLFPRTRSRMIGLFASIYPIGGILGPNVGGFVIEHFGWRLTFLITVPIGICVALLLLRQALAPPATSPSVSRKIDVLGIALFSLAIVAVLVALTILGNNPSFISSPIFWLLLAGSLVLTFLFVKQEQRAPEPILDLSLVNRHPFMVANVFNVLTGACFTGFFSFIPYYATVQYGMGPLESGAILTPRSLVMIAVSTTVSFTLPRLGYRMPMLAGMLCVTSALTLLGVDWQTVRAGSVQIDPLLPLLGIMALSGLGMGMLIPASNNANLDMLPQRAAVLSGIRGLFHNTGGVLGTAIIVLWLALNENKALGMQWMFIALGAIMLLALPLIFLIPDAATERKRTEARAARERAEAELAAARRAPPEPEPESELVTSQPRA, from the coding sequence ATGGCCCGTCCATGGCCGTTCTTCGGCATGGCCGCCTTCACGGTGCTGATGTCCGCTATCGACAGCACCATCGTGGCCGTCGCCCTGCCGACCCTCGTGCGCGACCTGGACACCACGCTGGTGTGGGCGGCCTGGACGTTCACGGCGTACATGCTGGCCCAGACGATCATGCTGCCACTGGCCGGCAAGCTGGCGGAGCAGTTCGGGCAGATGCGCGTGTTCGTCGGGTCCGTCATGCTGTTCACGACCGGCTCGGCGCTCTGCTCGGTGGCCCCGAACATCTACGTGCTGATCGGCTGCCGCATCCTCCAGGCGGTCGGCGCGGGCGGCTTCTTCCCGTCGGCCACGGGCATCGTGGCGCACCTGTTCCCGCGCACCCGCAGCCGGATGATCGGGCTGTTCGCCTCGATCTACCCGATTGGCGGCATCCTCGGGCCGAACGTCGGCGGGTTCGTCATCGAGCACTTCGGCTGGCGGCTGACGTTCCTGATCACCGTGCCCATCGGCATCTGCGTGGCGCTGCTGCTGCTGCGGCAGGCCCTCGCGCCGCCGGCAACCTCGCCATCCGTGAGCCGGAAGATCGACGTGCTGGGCATCGCGCTGTTCTCGCTGGCGATCGTCGCCGTGCTGGTGGCGCTGACCATCCTCGGCAACAACCCGAGCTTCATCTCGTCGCCGATCTTCTGGCTGCTGCTGGCGGGCAGTCTGGTGCTGACATTCCTGTTCGTCAAGCAGGAGCAGCGCGCCCCCGAGCCGATCCTCGACCTGAGCCTGGTCAACCGGCATCCGTTCATGGTGGCGAACGTCTTCAACGTGCTGACGGGCGCCTGCTTCACGGGCTTCTTCTCGTTCATCCCCTACTATGCGACGGTCCAGTACGGGATGGGGCCGCTGGAGAGCGGCGCGATCCTGACGCCGCGCTCGCTGGTGATGATCGCCGTCTCGACGACGGTCAGCTTCACGCTGCCGCGCCTAGGGTATCGCATGCCGATGCTGGCTGGCATGCTCTGCGTCACGTCAGCGCTGACGCTGCTGGGCGTGGACTGGCAGACCGTGCGCGCGGGCAGTGTCCAGATCGATCCGCTGTTGCCGCTCCTGGGGATCATGGCGTTGTCAGGGCTGGGGATGGGCATGCTGATCCCGGCCTCGAACAACGCCAACCTGGACATGCTGCCGCAGCGGGCGGCGGTGCTGTCTGGCATCCGTGGGCTGTTTCACAACACGGGCGGCGTGCTGGGCACGGCGATCATCGTGCTGTGGCTGGCCCTGAACGAGAACAAGGCGCTGGGGATGCAGTGGATGTTCATCGCGCTGGGCGCGATCATGCTGCTGGCGCTGCCGCTGATCTTCCTGATCCCCGACGCCGCCACCGAGCGCAAGCGCACCGAGGCCCGGGCTGCGCGAGAGCGTGCGGAGGCCGAGCTTGCCGCTGCCCGCCGCGCGCCCCCCGAGCCGGAGCCAGAGTCCGAGCTGGTCACCTCGCAGCCCCGGGCGTAG
- a CDS encoding CpsD/CapB family tyrosine-protein kinase: MTDGGLVQPGSGGASGSGAPRKPIFPEAEELFRGIYTRAGLTAPGIIAVTSAIAGEGKTTVALGLAVMVAQDFPERRVLLVEADLRAPVLATDFEVEPQPGLSEALEGIYPVGLGYRETFLPNLRLLPAGEPTPNPSRLLRSSRFAGVLAATRRNHDLVILDAPALLVTSDAALVTDQADGVVLVVRSGVTPSPIVNRALEMVDSERLRGVVLNGAQSAVPGWIRRIFGL; this comes from the coding sequence ATGACCGACGGGGGTTTGGTCCAGCCCGGCAGCGGGGGCGCGTCAGGATCTGGCGCGCCGCGTAAGCCGATCTTCCCCGAGGCCGAGGAGCTGTTCCGAGGCATCTACACCCGGGCCGGCCTGACCGCTCCGGGCATCATCGCCGTCACCAGCGCCATCGCCGGCGAGGGCAAGACGACGGTAGCGCTCGGGCTGGCGGTCATGGTGGCCCAGGACTTCCCGGAGCGCCGCGTGCTGCTGGTCGAGGCGGACCTGCGCGCGCCCGTGCTCGCCACCGACTTCGAGGTCGAGCCGCAGCCGGGCCTCTCCGAAGCGCTGGAAGGCATCTACCCGGTCGGGCTGGGCTACCGCGAGACGTTCCTGCCAAACTTGCGCCTGCTGCCGGCCGGCGAGCCGACGCCAAACCCCTCACGGCTGCTGCGCTCGTCGCGGTTCGCCGGCGTGCTGGCCGCGACCCGCCGCAACCACGACCTGGTGATCCTGGACGCTCCGGCCCTGCTGGTCACCAGCGACGCCGCCCTGGTCACGGATCAGGCAGACGGCGTCGTTCTGGTGGTCCGCTCGGGCGTGACGCCGTCGCCCATCGTGAACCGCGCGCTGGAGATGGTAGACAGCGAACGGCTGCGTGGCGTGGTGCTCAACGGCGCGCAATCGGCGGTGCCGGGCTGGATCCGGCGGATCTTCGGGCTCTGA
- a CDS encoding O-antigen ligase family protein — protein sequence MAVLAADPRARRTYARALLPPRGLTVGFYESLARRRLIVLSLVAILGALALGQALLRIGVAAVALPLGLVFVAAVIWKPRLGLFTAITLVLLFEMGSPDVLMEPGRYINYGLQSSLGISGFIASPLELLLILTFVVWLVKGLVNHTLDYRGGDLGWPVAAFFLAVLLGLLRGAGGGGDLYVAFWEARSLLYVGATYMLAANLIRTRRHVALLLGVFLVANGLFALEGAYRYLILIRTGLLDIPQEFLFAHEVVIFLGVLVLQAILQLVVGGTLWMRLLGIMLGPIGLFTLFATQRRAGYIALALAFLLMTLPWLVRHRKAVLLILLPSVVAGAIYLPVFWNNTGFLGQPARAVRSLYAPDERDASSNQYRDLEEINVRETIRSDPFLGVGFGREFLFVVPLPDLSWWPFWKFQPHHNILWVWLKVGGPGFAVFWMLMFGALAIAGSRALTLRDRTLVSFAYLAIASIVTTLIFCYVDLGLTNGRVTVFLGVVLGALSALKAIDIAEHGAYGPAPVAAQAPTEEPAPRPWSRAYQEAEAERVAARAAAREAAAAATTRRTSVEC from the coding sequence ATGGCCGTTCTCGCCGCTGATCCGCGCGCGCGGCGCACCTACGCCCGGGCGCTGCTCCCGCCGCGTGGCCTGACCGTCGGCTTCTACGAGAGCCTGGCGCGCCGCCGCCTGATCGTCCTGTCGCTGGTGGCGATCCTCGGGGCGCTCGCCCTGGGGCAGGCGCTGCTCCGCATCGGCGTGGCGGCGGTCGCGCTGCCGCTCGGGCTGGTGTTCGTGGCGGCGGTCATCTGGAAGCCGCGCCTGGGGCTGTTCACCGCCATCACCCTGGTGCTGCTGTTCGAGATGGGCAGCCCGGACGTCCTGATGGAGCCGGGCCGGTACATCAACTACGGCCTGCAAAGCTCGCTCGGCATCTCCGGGTTCATCGCCAGCCCGCTCGAGCTGTTGCTGATCCTGACGTTCGTGGTCTGGCTGGTCAAGGGGCTGGTCAACCACACGCTCGACTACCGGGGCGGCGACCTGGGCTGGCCAGTCGCGGCGTTCTTCCTGGCGGTGCTGCTCGGGCTGCTGCGCGGCGCCGGTGGCGGCGGCGACCTCTACGTCGCCTTCTGGGAGGCCCGCTCGCTGCTGTACGTCGGCGCCACCTACATGCTGGCCGCCAACCTGATCCGCACGCGCCGGCACGTGGCGCTCCTGCTGGGCGTCTTTCTGGTGGCGAACGGCCTCTTCGCCCTGGAGGGCGCCTACCGCTACCTGATCCTGATCAGGACCGGCCTGCTGGACATCCCGCAGGAGTTCCTGTTCGCGCACGAGGTGGTGATCTTCCTCGGGGTGCTGGTGCTCCAGGCGATCCTGCAGCTGGTGGTGGGCGGCACGCTCTGGATGCGCCTGCTGGGGATCATGCTCGGCCCCATCGGACTGTTCACGCTGTTCGCCACCCAGCGGCGGGCGGGGTATATCGCCCTGGCGCTGGCGTTCCTGTTGATGACGCTGCCCTGGCTGGTGCGGCACCGCAAGGCCGTCCTGCTGATCCTGCTCCCGAGCGTCGTGGCCGGGGCGATCTACCTGCCAGTGTTCTGGAACAACACCGGCTTCCTGGGGCAGCCGGCCCGCGCCGTCCGCTCGCTGTACGCCCCGGACGAGCGCGACGCGTCCTCGAACCAGTACCGCGACCTTGAGGAGATCAACGTCCGCGAGACGATTCGCTCGGACCCGTTCCTCGGGGTCGGCTTCGGGCGCGAGTTCCTGTTCGTCGTCCCCCTGCCCGACCTCTCGTGGTGGCCGTTCTGGAAGTTCCAGCCCCACCACAACATCCTCTGGGTCTGGCTGAAGGTGGGCGGTCCGGGCTTCGCCGTGTTCTGGATGCTGATGTTCGGCGCGCTGGCCATCGCTGGGAGCCGCGCGTTGACCCTGCGCGACCGTACGCTCGTGTCGTTCGCCTACCTGGCCATCGCCAGCATCGTCACAACGCTGATCTTCTGTTATGTCGATCTGGGCCTGACCAACGGCCGGGTGACGGTCTTCCTGGGCGTAGTGTTGGGGGCGCTCTCGGCGCTCAAGGCCATCGACATCGCCGAGCACGGCGCGTACGGGCCGGCTCCCGTGGCCGCGCAGGCGCCCACCGAGGAGCCAGCGCCCCGGCCGTGGTCGCGGGCGTACCAGGAGGCCGAGGCCGAGCGAGTGGCGGCGCGGGCGGCGGCCCGCGAGGCCGCGGCGGCTGCTACGACGCGGCGGACGTCTGTCGAATGCTAA
- a CDS encoding glycosyltransferase family 2 protein, which translates to MSSDALALSVVIPTYNRCAGLERLLRALAEQTYPKDRFEVVVVNDGSQDGTEELLGRIETPYRLHGLTQANAGPAAARNLGVQQAEAPTVVFLDDDVVPVAELLAAHAAAQAQGASDDLIVVGPMSPPTDWPRSVWVRWEERQLLKQYDAMARGEYPCTPRQFYTGNASVPRRLLLAAGGFDDRFKRAEDVELAFRMWALGGRFHFEPRADVLHYASRTLRTWAATPYQYGRYDVVMGREKGINTFELACHEFERRNIWSRRLTRGSVGKPWRQPVTAALAAVAILADKFGAEKVASFALSGIFNLQYWQGASDELGGPGAVWAAVRTPALASALVRRA; encoded by the coding sequence GTGAGTTCTGACGCGCTCGCCCTGAGTGTGGTGATCCCGACGTACAACCGGTGCGCGGGCCTGGAGCGGCTGCTGCGGGCGCTGGCCGAGCAAACCTACCCCAAGGACCGCTTTGAGGTCGTGGTGGTCAACGACGGCTCGCAGGACGGTACCGAGGAGCTGCTCGGACGGATCGAGACGCCCTACCGGCTGCACGGGCTGACCCAGGCGAACGCTGGTCCGGCCGCCGCCCGCAACCTCGGGGTGCAGCAGGCCGAAGCTCCGACCGTGGTCTTCCTCGACGACGACGTAGTCCCGGTGGCGGAGCTGCTGGCCGCCCACGCCGCCGCCCAGGCCCAGGGCGCTTCCGACGACCTGATCGTCGTCGGGCCGATGTCGCCGCCGACGGACTGGCCGCGCTCAGTGTGGGTGCGCTGGGAGGAGCGGCAGCTGCTCAAGCAGTACGACGCGATGGCCCGTGGAGAGTACCCGTGCACGCCCCGCCAGTTCTACACCGGCAACGCCTCCGTGCCGCGTCGGCTGCTGCTGGCGGCTGGCGGCTTCGACGACCGCTTCAAGCGGGCCGAGGACGTGGAGCTGGCGTTCAGGATGTGGGCGCTCGGCGGGCGCTTCCACTTCGAGCCGCGCGCCGACGTGCTCCACTACGCCTCGCGGACGCTCCGCACCTGGGCTGCGACGCCGTATCAGTATGGCCGCTACGATGTGGTGATGGGCCGCGAGAAGGGTATCAACACGTTTGAACTGGCGTGCCACGAGTTCGAGCGGCGGAACATCTGGAGCCGGCGGCTCACGCGTGGCTCGGTGGGCAAGCCGTGGCGTCAGCCGGTGACGGCTGCCCTGGCCGCGGTGGCTATCCTGGCGGACAAGTTCGGCGCGGAGAAGGTGGCCTCCTTCGCGCTGAGCGGTATCTTCAACCTCCAGTACTGGCAGGGCGCCAGCGACGAGCTGGGCGGCCCTGGGGCGGTCTGGGCGGCGGTCAGAACGCCGGCGCTGGCTTCGGCGCTGGTGCGGCGCGCATGA